The Benincasa hispida cultivar B227 chromosome 9, ASM972705v1, whole genome shotgun sequence genome has a segment encoding these proteins:
- the LOC120084496 gene encoding extensin-like gives MKPTHGSATSSQRPTVSKPFSAPTKVPTKAYKTTVTSQAKIPQPKPKTSQQKPKSAPKPRAKTPAKPRMRPSSTAASKPYTKPAPLPIIHNIIMVGATHDPLPAYAHNAPSPAVRPPPPLSIEPLATIYPVESNASSQPSPLSILISSPGTPHTLMGTPPFTPPIPPSASLASERNLEELAELAQLDEQNVFGAIMASLNQG, from the coding sequence ATGAAACCCACACACGGCAGTGCTACCTCTTCCCAACGGCCGACCGTTTCTAAACCTTTCTCAGCCCCCACGAAAGTCCCTACCAAAGCCTACAAAACCACCGttacctctcaggccaagatcCCTCAACCTAAACCTAAAACCTCTCAACAAAAACCCAAATCTGCCCCCAAGCCAAGGGCCAAGACACCGGCAAAACCTAGGATGCGTCCGTCATCTACGGCCGCATCCAAACCCTACACCAAGCCTGCACCACTACCAATTATCCATAACATCATTATGGTGGGTGCAACGCATGACCCACTCCCAGCCTATGCCCACAATGCACCGTCACCAGCAGTGCGTCCACCACCTCCACTTTCTATCGAACCCTTGGCCACCATTTATCCCGTGGAATCGAACGCGTCGAGCCAACCATCTCCTTTGTCCATCCTCATATCTTCCCCTGGGACACCTCACACCCTAATGGGCACCCCTCCATTCACTCCACCCATACCACCCTCTGCCAGTCTTGCGTCAGAGCGCAATCTTGAAGAGTTGGCAGAGCTGGCTCAACTCGACGAGCAAAACGTCTTTGGTGCAATCATGGCATCCCTCAATCAAGGCTAA